In Thermotoga sp. Ku-13t, one genomic interval encodes:
- the mazG gene encoding nucleoside triphosphate pyrophosphohydrolase — protein MAATGEAFERLIQIMETLRSEKGCEWDRSQTHESLKPYLIEEAYELLDAIDEKNDERMAEELGDVLLQVVFHSQIAKERGAFDIVKVLQILNEKLIRRHPHVFGDSPGYSYEQWEKIKAQEKGSKKSSAIGGLNKALPALSLARRIQENAAAVGFDWPDVSGAIEKVKEEIKELEEAMKDGNSKSVEEELGDLLFAVVNVARFSNVDPEVALRRSIEKFATRFAMVEHFAKERGLELKRLTLEQLDALWEEAKGGE, from the coding sequence ATGGCCGCCACAGGGGAAGCGTTCGAAAGGCTGATCCAGATCATGGAGACGTTGCGTTCTGAGAAGGGTTGTGAGTGGGACCGCAGTCAAACCCATGAATCTCTGAAGCCTTACTTGATCGAAGAAGCTTACGAGCTGCTCGATGCCATCGACGAAAAAAACGATGAAAGAATGGCAGAAGAACTCGGTGATGTGTTGCTCCAGGTGGTCTTTCACTCGCAGATCGCCAAAGAAAGAGGTGCGTTCGACATCGTGAAAGTCCTTCAGATCCTCAACGAGAAGCTCATCAGAAGGCACCCTCACGTTTTCGGTGACAGTCCAGGTTATTCCTACGAGCAGTGGGAGAAGATCAAGGCGCAGGAGAAGGGATCGAAGAAATCTTCCGCAATAGGAGGATTGAACAAGGCGTTACCCGCTCTCAGCCTCGCAAGGAGGATTCAGGAAAACGCGGCTGCGGTTGGATTCGACTGGCCGGACGTGTCGGGCGCTATAGAGAAGGTGAAAGAGGAGATAAAAGAGCTGGAAGAGGCGATGAAGGATGGAAATTCGAAATCTGTGGAAGAAGAGCTTGGAGATCTGCTGTTCGCGGTCGTCAATGTTGCGAGGTTTTCGAACGTCGATCCCGAAGTGGCACTGCGCAGATCCATTGAGAAGTTCGCCACCAGGTTCGCCATGGTCGAGCATTTTGCAAAAGAACGGGGGCTCGAGTTGAAGAGATTGACTCTTGAACAGCTCGATGCCCTGTGGGAAGAGGCGAAAGGAGGAGAATGA
- a CDS encoding transketolase has product MRNFDRETVKRLKELARICRGDVLKMTYVAGSGHPGGSMSSMEIFLSIYSFANIDPKNPFDPLRDRIVISHGHTSPGVYAVLGRLGFVDIEQLIAGFRHHSSIFEGHVTRGIPGIDWSTGNLGQGLAAGVGFALAAKIKEQDYHVFVAMSDAEQAKGQVAEARRIARKFGLSNITVVIDYNDAQISGRARDVMPVNIKENYLADGWRIIEVDGHDIEQLLFALKEAVEDKVNPVAILAHTVMGKGVSFMENDVSYHGKPLTKEQLEKALAELGIENDVEKYLEMRKKLPLTKHEPLKPEYEIKLNIPAPRTYMDKTDNRSAFGKALLDIVKANRNSETPVVVVDCDLASSVRTDMVMKEVPERFVQIGVQEHAAATVSGAMSADGIVTFFADFGVFGVSETYNQHRLNAINHTNLKVVVTHCGLNVGEDGKTHHGLDYISAPANWLGYKVIIPADPNQTDRAVRYVASVYGNFLIAMGRAKQSIIKSEDGKPFFGDDYVFEYGKIDVLREGDELTLIGCGAIVENLVAAADRFKGKVTVLNVSCPFDLNEDTLRKYCDNRKVLVVEDHAALLGLAALLAKFMMQRRIFPSHFEQIAVEEHAVSGPYEALYELYGLSAERISQKVATLLS; this is encoded by the coding sequence GTGAGGAACTTCGACAGAGAAACGGTGAAAAGGCTTAAAGAACTCGCTCGAATCTGTCGTGGTGATGTGCTGAAGATGACTTACGTCGCTGGTTCAGGGCATCCTGGAGGTTCCATGTCTTCCATGGAAATCTTTTTGAGCATCTACAGTTTTGCCAACATCGATCCGAAGAATCCTTTCGATCCACTGAGAGATCGCATTGTGATCAGTCACGGTCACACTTCTCCCGGCGTTTACGCCGTGCTCGGAAGACTGGGTTTTGTGGACATAGAACAGCTCATCGCAGGTTTCCGCCACCATTCGAGCATCTTCGAGGGTCACGTGACGCGTGGCATTCCAGGCATTGATTGGTCTACGGGAAATCTCGGTCAGGGTCTGGCGGCCGGAGTCGGGTTCGCACTGGCTGCGAAGATCAAGGAACAGGATTACCACGTCTTCGTTGCCATGAGTGATGCGGAGCAGGCCAAGGGACAGGTCGCCGAGGCTCGGAGAATCGCGAGGAAGTTTGGCCTGTCGAACATCACGGTCGTCATAGACTACAACGACGCCCAGATCTCCGGAAGGGCGCGCGACGTGATGCCTGTGAACATAAAAGAGAATTACCTTGCGGATGGTTGGAGAATCATCGAGGTCGACGGTCACGATATAGAACAGCTTCTGTTCGCACTGAAGGAAGCCGTTGAAGACAAGGTCAATCCCGTTGCCATCTTGGCGCACACGGTGATGGGTAAGGGCGTCTCTTTCATGGAGAACGATGTGTCCTACCACGGAAAACCACTCACGAAAGAGCAACTTGAAAAAGCACTCGCTGAGCTGGGCATCGAGAACGATGTTGAAAAATACCTGGAGATGAGGAAGAAGCTGCCCCTTACCAAACATGAACCACTCAAACCCGAATACGAGATCAAGTTGAACATTCCTGCCCCGAGGACGTACATGGACAAGACGGACAACAGGAGCGCATTCGGCAAGGCTCTTCTGGACATCGTGAAGGCGAACAGGAACAGTGAAACGCCGGTGGTCGTCGTCGACTGCGATCTTGCATCCTCTGTCAGAACCGATATGGTGATGAAGGAGGTTCCGGAGAGGTTCGTTCAGATCGGAGTACAGGAGCACGCAGCCGCGACCGTTTCGGGCGCCATGTCCGCCGACGGGATAGTGACCTTCTTCGCCGACTTTGGCGTTTTCGGTGTGAGCGAGACTTACAACCAGCACAGACTGAACGCGATAAATCACACGAACCTGAAGGTCGTCGTGACGCACTGCGGCCTGAACGTTGGAGAAGACGGAAAGACTCACCACGGACTCGATTACATTTCCGCGCCGGCGAACTGGCTGGGTTACAAGGTCATAATCCCCGCTGATCCAAACCAGACGGACCGTGCTGTGAGGTACGTCGCCTCAGTTTACGGAAACTTTCTGATCGCCATGGGCAGGGCGAAACAATCGATCATAAAGAGCGAAGATGGAAAACCTTTCTTCGGTGACGATTACGTTTTCGAGTACGGAAAAATCGACGTTCTCAGAGAAGGTGACGAGTTGACCCTCATTGGTTGCGGTGCGATCGTGGAGAACCTGGTCGCGGCAGCGGACAGATTCAAGGGCAAGGTCACCGTTCTCAACGTTTCGTGCCCGTTCGATCTGAACGAGGACACGTTGAGGAAATACTGCGACAACAGAAAGGTGCTCGTTGTGGAAGACCACGCAGCTTTACTGGGTCTGGCAGCGTTGCTCGCGAAGTTCATGATGCAGCGAAGGATCTTCCCATCTCACTTCGAACAGATCGCGGTTGAGGAGCACGCAGTTTCGGGTCCCTACGAGGCACTTTACGAACTGTACGGTCTGAGTGCAGAAAGGATCAGCCAGAAGGTGGCCACGCTTCTGTCATGA
- the rnc gene encoding ribonuclease III — protein MKEEEMKRLIEFMEKLQYRFLEPKLLFTALCHSSYAHEERQRGRKDVESNERLEFLGDAVVDFLIAEYLYTNYPDSPEGTMSKIKAAAASEDALALIAKDLGLNQYIFLGRGEELSGGRERESILSGAVEALAAALYLDGGLKVVKSILLSHLARYIEQIAEGRIVFDHKTTLQEIVQERYRTLPEYVLVREEGPAHMKKFFVEVRVKGQALAVGEGSSIKDAEKNAAKLALEKLKVMED, from the coding sequence ATGAAAGAGGAAGAAATGAAAAGGCTGATAGAGTTCATGGAAAAGTTGCAGTACCGTTTTCTCGAGCCGAAGTTGCTCTTCACCGCACTGTGCCATTCTTCGTACGCGCACGAAGAACGGCAGCGCGGAAGGAAGGATGTCGAATCGAACGAGAGACTCGAATTTTTAGGAGACGCGGTTGTGGACTTTTTGATAGCGGAGTATCTTTACACGAACTATCCAGACTCACCTGAAGGCACCATGTCCAAGATCAAGGCCGCGGCGGCGAGCGAGGATGCCCTCGCGCTGATCGCGAAAGATCTCGGGTTGAACCAATACATCTTTCTCGGCCGTGGAGAAGAGCTGAGCGGTGGACGCGAGAGAGAATCCATACTTTCGGGTGCTGTAGAAGCGCTGGCTGCAGCACTGTATCTGGACGGGGGATTGAAGGTCGTAAAATCGATTCTGCTCTCTCACCTCGCACGATACATCGAACAGATCGCCGAAGGAAGGATCGTCTTCGACCACAAGACCACGCTGCAGGAGATAGTTCAGGAAAGGTACAGAACATTACCCGAGTACGTCCTCGTTCGCGAGGAAGGTCCGGCACATATGAAAAAATTCTTTGTAGAGGTGAGGGTGAAGGGCCAGGCACTCGCGGTCGGCGAAGGCTCTTCGATAAAGGATGCCGAGAAGAACGCCGCGAAACTGGCCCTCGAAAAGCTGAAGGTGATGGAAGATTGA
- a CDS encoding DUF2905 domain-containing protein — MVALAKFLIFIGVVLLVTGVVLYLIGRFTPLGRLPGDIVIKRERFIFYFPIMTSLLLSLVLTALFFIISRFGR; from the coding sequence ATGGTAGCGCTGGCTAAGTTCCTGATCTTCATAGGCGTGGTGCTCTTGGTAACCGGGGTGGTTCTTTATCTCATAGGCAGATTCACACCGCTTGGAAGGCTCCCGGGAGACATCGTGATAAAGCGCGAGAGGTTCATATTCTACTTTCCGATCATGACGAGCTTGCTTTTGAGTCTGGTTTTGACGGCTCTGTTCTTCATCATCTCGAGGTTTGGAAGATGA
- a CDS encoding YaaR family protein has product MRINPLEDGNIKSPQVKGKKLSKSKLSTRTSQETGFLDVLEKVEEDTYNQLLEEAIKNVVEAGNELVRSPTQENFKKYRESVKHFLKLIEKKLYRIEKAVSVDLHVVANRVDEKLNEIASALLQLESGAIKLAAKVEEIYGLLINIYR; this is encoded by the coding sequence TTGAGGATAAATCCACTGGAAGATGGCAACATTAAGAGTCCTCAAGTGAAAGGCAAGAAGCTTTCGAAAAGCAAGCTTTCCACCCGCACCAGCCAGGAGACCGGCTTTCTTGATGTGCTGGAAAAGGTCGAAGAAGACACGTACAACCAGCTCCTGGAGGAGGCTATCAAGAACGTTGTCGAGGCGGGAAACGAGCTCGTTCGATCTCCGACTCAGGAGAACTTCAAAAAGTACCGCGAGAGCGTGAAACATTTTTTGAAGCTCATTGAGAAGAAGCTCTACAGGATCGAGAAGGCTGTGAGTGTGGATCTGCACGTCGTGGCGAACCGGGTGGATGAGAAACTGAACGAGATCGCCAGCGCTCTGTTACAGCTCGAAAGTGGAGCGATAAAATTGGCGGCGAAGGTCGAGGAAATTTACGGCTTACTCATAAATATCTACAGGTGA
- the pheS gene encoding phenylalanine--tRNA ligase subunit alpha — MFEELKEKALREISEAQDIAQLERIRVNYLGRKGILTEQMRSIGKLPPQERPRVGQLLNELKQIVEQALEERKKLLEIEEEKKNLQKLWVDVTLPGAIKKIGHLHPISRVLEEIETIFVSMGFKVVEGPEIEDAWHNFDALNTPEWHPARDMHDSFYLVDKLLRTHTSPVQIRTMLSEKPPIAIVSPGRVYRRDYDATHLPMFTQVEGLYVDENVSVAHLKYTLEVFVKRMFGPERRIRLKPSYFPFTEPSFEVDVSCGICNGEGCPSCKYTGWLEILGAGMVHPNVFRNVGYDPEKYTGFAFGMGVERIAMLKYRIKDIRDFVRNDERFLECF; from the coding sequence ATGTTCGAAGAATTGAAGGAGAAGGCGCTCAGGGAGATCTCTGAGGCGCAGGACATCGCACAACTGGAACGAATCAGGGTGAACTACCTTGGAAGAAAAGGCATTTTGACCGAACAGATGAGGAGCATCGGCAAGCTTCCACCACAGGAACGTCCCAGGGTGGGCCAGCTGCTCAACGAGCTGAAGCAAATCGTGGAGCAGGCGCTCGAAGAAAGAAAGAAGCTCCTCGAAATCGAGGAAGAAAAGAAAAACCTTCAAAAGCTGTGGGTCGATGTTACCCTGCCCGGTGCGATAAAAAAAATTGGCCATCTGCATCCTATATCCAGGGTGCTCGAAGAGATAGAAACGATCTTCGTGTCCATGGGTTTTAAGGTCGTTGAGGGCCCGGAGATAGAGGACGCCTGGCACAACTTCGACGCTCTGAACACGCCCGAGTGGCACCCTGCTAGAGACATGCACGATTCTTTCTACCTGGTGGACAAGCTTTTGAGAACGCACACCTCGCCAGTCCAGATAAGAACGATGCTTTCAGAAAAGCCGCCCATCGCGATCGTTTCTCCCGGGAGGGTTTACAGGAGAGACTACGACGCGACGCACCTTCCCATGTTCACACAGGTGGAAGGATTGTACGTGGATGAAAACGTCAGCGTGGCGCATCTGAAGTACACGCTAGAAGTCTTCGTTAAGCGAATGTTCGGCCCGGAAAGAAGGATCAGGCTCAAACCTAGCTATTTTCCTTTCACCGAACCCAGCTTCGAGGTCGATGTTTCCTGTGGTATATGCAATGGCGAAGGCTGTCCGTCCTGCAAGTACACGGGCTGGCTCGAAATCCTTGGAGCGGGGATGGTCCATCCAAACGTTTTCAGGAACGTTGGATACGATCCAGAAAAATACACGGGCTTCGCTTTTGGTATGGGTGTCGAACGCATCGCGATGCTGAAGTATCGGATCAAAGACATTCGCGACTTCGTAAGGAACGACGAGAGATTCCTCGAATGTTTCTGA
- a CDS encoding peptidyl-prolyl cis-trans isomerase has translation MKKFLIVVVVLFALTLLAQQATIVAEVNGRPVTQEELDREANLNRLLLQLQSIDERFYQVLTGTPEGLALLQRYKREVLNNLVDQILIVQIGEKMGVVVPKETIESLVSSELSKTLSQYNMTESDLDWYLKNANLGDLESFKNRLRWIFTVQQTLDQIYRKVTEGVAVSDEDVKRFYEENKEYFSVEESAKLLRIIVETKEQADKVLERLRAGEDFSKVASEVSIDPLTKDKAGDLGWVERYSGLINQEIEEKIFASPAGAIVGPMQTSGGWEIYRVLEKRPKGYQSLEEVATDIRNYLSQSRANELWQKWIQEEFLKFKQSSDIKVYLLTEPQSEGGSQQQ, from the coding sequence GTGAAAAAGTTCCTGATCGTCGTTGTGGTGCTGTTCGCACTGACTCTTCTTGCGCAACAGGCAACGATCGTCGCCGAAGTCAACGGTAGGCCCGTCACACAGGAAGAACTCGACAGGGAAGCCAATCTGAACAGGCTTCTGCTCCAGCTTCAATCCATAGACGAGAGGTTCTACCAGGTTCTCACCGGAACACCGGAAGGTTTGGCACTGCTTCAGCGTTACAAGAGAGAGGTGCTCAACAACCTGGTCGATCAGATCCTGATCGTCCAGATCGGTGAGAAGATGGGCGTCGTGGTTCCAAAGGAGACGATCGAGAGTCTCGTCTCCAGCGAACTCAGCAAGACCCTTTCTCAGTACAACATGACCGAGAGTGATCTGGACTGGTATCTAAAGAACGCGAACCTTGGCGATCTTGAAAGCTTCAAAAACAGGCTCAGGTGGATCTTCACGGTCCAGCAGACACTCGATCAGATCTACCGAAAGGTGACGGAAGGTGTTGCCGTCAGCGACGAAGATGTGAAGCGATTCTACGAAGAGAACAAGGAGTACTTTTCAGTGGAAGAGTCCGCCAAGCTCTTGAGGATAATCGTTGAGACCAAGGAGCAGGCCGACAAAGTTCTGGAAAGGCTAAGAGCGGGCGAAGATTTCTCGAAAGTGGCCAGCGAGGTCTCCATCGATCCTTTAACGAAAGACAAGGCGGGGGACCTTGGCTGGGTTGAGCGCTACAGCGGTTTGATAAACCAGGAAATTGAGGAAAAGATTTTTGCGAGCCCGGCCGGCGCGATCGTTGGGCCGATGCAGACCAGTGGTGGTTGGGAGATCTACCGCGTTCTTGAGAAGCGTCCAAAGGGCTACCAGTCACTCGAAGAGGTTGCCACAGACATAAGAAACTATCTGTCACAATCCAGGGCGAACGAACTGTGGCAGAAATGGATCCAGGAAGAATTCCTCAAGTTCAAGCAGTCGAGCGACATCAAAGTTTACCTGCTCACAGAACCTCAATCTGAGGGAGGATCGCAGCAGCAATGA
- the mtnA gene encoding S-methyl-5-thioribose-1-phosphate isomerase has product MTLKTITMHWTGNSLILVDQRKLPHVVENVVCETYQQVAQAIKDMVVRGAPAIGAAAAFGYVLGAKQFSHLKGEDLLKAMQQVHDTIAQTRPTAVNLFWALRRMREKFLANHNGDFVNVLEQEALKIAQEDIETNRAIGRHGQALLKDGDTVLTHCNAGALATVDYGTALGVIRAAIENGKRLKVYVDETRPYLQGARLTAWELVQLGVETILICDNMAGWVMKQGKVNAVIVGADRIAANGDVANKIGTYTLAVLASKHGVPFYVAAPTSTIDLNVKDGSQIPIEERAHTEVTHVGNVRIAAEGVKVYNPAFDVTEHELVTAIITEKGVVRPPYDVNLRKIMGVEV; this is encoded by the coding sequence ATGACGTTGAAAACGATAACGATGCACTGGACAGGGAATTCCCTCATCCTTGTCGATCAAAGAAAACTCCCACACGTGGTCGAGAACGTGGTGTGTGAGACTTATCAGCAGGTCGCTCAGGCGATAAAGGATATGGTCGTGCGCGGCGCGCCAGCAATTGGCGCCGCGGCGGCCTTCGGTTACGTTCTCGGTGCAAAGCAGTTCTCACACCTGAAGGGTGAAGATCTGTTGAAAGCCATGCAGCAGGTGCACGATACGATCGCTCAAACGAGACCGACGGCCGTGAACCTCTTCTGGGCACTCCGAAGGATGCGAGAAAAATTCCTGGCGAACCACAATGGAGACTTCGTGAATGTTCTCGAGCAGGAAGCACTGAAGATCGCACAGGAAGACATAGAGACCAACAGGGCGATAGGTAGACACGGCCAAGCCCTTCTCAAAGATGGAGACACAGTTTTGACTCACTGCAACGCCGGGGCCCTCGCGACGGTGGATTACGGCACGGCCCTGGGCGTCATACGCGCTGCGATCGAAAATGGAAAAAGGTTGAAAGTCTACGTTGACGAGACGAGACCCTATCTGCAGGGTGCGAGACTCACCGCGTGGGAACTCGTTCAGCTTGGTGTGGAAACGATTCTCATCTGCGATAACATGGCGGGCTGGGTCATGAAGCAGGGAAAGGTTAACGCCGTGATAGTGGGTGCAGACAGGATCGCCGCCAACGGTGACGTTGCCAACAAGATTGGAACCTACACGCTGGCGGTGCTCGCAAGCAAACACGGTGTGCCTTTCTATGTCGCCGCACCGACTTCTACCATAGATCTGAACGTGAAGGACGGTTCACAGATCCCCATCGAGGAACGCGCACACACCGAGGTGACGCACGTTGGAAACGTGAGGATCGCTGCCGAGGGAGTGAAGGTCTACAACCCCGCTTTCGATGTGACGGAGCACGAACTTGTGACCGCGATAATCACCGAAAAAGGAGTTGTCAGACCGCCGTACGATGTCAATCTGAGGAAAATAATGGGGGTTGAAGTTTGA
- a CDS encoding stage 0 sporulation family protein, which translates to MDMIAVVYGVELLPKGKIHYYAENGEDIKPNDLVLVMSEFGLDVGRVLFGPRELSIEQIGSELKPIIRKLTEEDLKQHQENLKDAAEAHEICKQKIKEHNLPMKLLHTRYMFDRSRLVFYFSSETRVDFRELVKDLARIFKTRIELRQVGVRDELKFMGGIGLCGLPVCCSKFLREFDSVTLKHAKAQQLMINTAKISGACRRLLCCLTYEYNFYKEMLEGIPDEGDTFTYEGKTCVVQSIDVFKQRVLAVSQAEDAMFYVPFSYFRGGGENGSAG; encoded by the coding sequence ATGGACATGATCGCCGTAGTTTACGGGGTAGAGTTGCTACCGAAAGGAAAGATTCATTACTATGCAGAAAACGGTGAGGACATAAAACCCAACGATTTGGTGCTCGTCATGAGTGAGTTCGGGCTCGACGTGGGACGCGTCCTGTTCGGGCCAAGAGAACTCAGCATAGAACAGATCGGTAGCGAACTGAAGCCCATAATCAGAAAGCTCACCGAGGAGGACCTGAAACAGCACCAAGAAAATTTGAAAGATGCGGCCGAGGCGCACGAGATATGCAAGCAGAAGATAAAGGAACACAATCTACCCATGAAGCTTCTCCACACGCGCTACATGTTCGACAGATCGAGGCTGGTGTTCTATTTCAGTTCGGAAACGCGAGTCGATTTCAGAGAACTCGTGAAGGATCTTGCGCGCATATTCAAAACCAGGATCGAGCTCAGGCAGGTTGGTGTTCGTGATGAACTGAAGTTCATGGGAGGCATAGGTCTGTGTGGCCTTCCAGTCTGCTGCAGCAAATTCCTGCGTGAATTCGACAGCGTCACGCTGAAACATGCGAAGGCACAGCAACTCATGATTAACACAGCGAAGATCTCCGGGGCGTGCAGGCGGCTCCTCTGCTGTCTCACGTACGAGTACAATTTCTACAAAGAGATGCTCGAAGGCATCCCAGATGAGGGTGACACCTTCACTTACGAAGGTAAAACTTGTGTTGTTCAGTCCATAGACGTGTTCAAACAGAGAGTGCTCGCCGTCTCACAGGCCGAAGACGCCATGTTCTACGTACCCTTCTCCTACTTCAGGGGAGGCGGTGAGAATGGTAGCGCTGGCTAA
- a CDS encoding radical SAM protein: MKILPVFLPQRGCKNRCIFCSQQAITGLEKPLGFEELDELARKYSNTAGRFEIAFYGGTFTAMDGHEQVRYLQWASRYVKSGVCTGIRLSTRPDEIDEPRVKILKENGVSFVELGVQSFDDEVLKLNRRGYTSADVYRACEILKKHGIDFGVHLMVGLVGDESSKDILSARQAVEVGSKSCRVHPTLVLKDSPLEVLYRLGEYTPMDLETAIDVCSDMVSILEGHGVRVIRLGLYVPLELLKNVVAGPLHPRLGELVRTRLVEKVFNFLNASAVVHTHRESSWVSSLDVPKFEGAEFGFIVKESFVPWQSSLRLYAESILQGVIQCSKN; this comes from the coding sequence TTGAAGATTCTGCCAGTCTTTTTACCCCAGAGAGGCTGTAAGAACAGATGCATATTCTGTTCCCAGCAGGCCATAACAGGCCTGGAAAAACCGCTGGGCTTTGAAGAGCTCGACGAGCTCGCGCGGAAGTACTCGAACACTGCGGGCAGGTTCGAGATCGCCTTCTATGGAGGAACCTTCACCGCGATGGACGGGCATGAACAGGTGCGCTATCTTCAGTGGGCCAGCCGGTACGTGAAGTCCGGCGTTTGCACAGGTATAAGGTTGTCAACAAGACCGGACGAGATCGACGAACCGAGGGTGAAGATTTTGAAAGAAAATGGTGTGAGTTTCGTTGAACTCGGTGTGCAGTCCTTCGACGATGAAGTGTTGAAATTGAACCGGCGTGGTTACACTTCCGCGGACGTGTACAGGGCGTGTGAAATCCTCAAAAAACACGGAATAGACTTCGGCGTTCATCTGATGGTCGGTCTGGTGGGGGACGAATCTTCCAAAGACATCCTCAGCGCCCGGCAAGCGGTTGAAGTTGGCAGCAAGAGCTGCAGGGTCCATCCGACGCTGGTGTTGAAAGATTCACCGCTCGAAGTCCTCTACAGGCTCGGTGAATACACTCCTATGGATCTGGAAACGGCAATCGACGTGTGCAGTGACATGGTGTCGATCCTCGAGGGCCACGGTGTTCGTGTCATAAGGTTGGGACTCTACGTCCCGTTGGAGCTGTTAAAAAACGTGGTCGCAGGACCGCTCCATCCGAGGCTCGGGGAACTGGTCAGAACGAGGCTGGTTGAAAAAGTCTTCAACTTTCTGAACGCCAGTGCGGTCGTTCACACACACAGAGAATCGAGCTGGGTTTCGAGCCTGGATGTTCCAAAATTTGAAGGCGCAGAGTTCGGCTTCATCGTGAAAGAAAGCTTTGTTCCCTGGCAGTCCTCGCTCAGGCTTTACGCTGAAAGCATCCTGCAAGGGGTGATTCAATGTTCGAAGAATTGA